GCCTCGGGCCGCCTGTTTCCCTGAAAAAGCGGGTCTACCTGCCGCACGGCACGTCCGTCGCAATGTCCCATAAATTGCGTGAGGACGGTTTTGCGACCGTCGCCGAACTTGATGATGCTTCGGACTCCTGCGCGGAAGCGCGGCGGTTACGCTGCGTATATTGCATTCTGCAAGATAAATTGGTTGAGGTTTAAGGGGGTTTTATGTCCAACGTTACCGTAATCGGCACTCAGTGGGGTGACGAAGGCAAGGGCAAAATCGTTGACTGGTTGGCAAGCCGCGCGAATGTCGTGGTGCGGTTTCAGGGCGGTCATAATGCGGGCCATACCCTTGTCGTCGGTGATCAGACATATAAATTATCGCTGCTTCCCTCCGGCCTCGTCCGCGGCAAAACCGGCGTGATCGGGAATGGCGTGGTGGTCGACCCGGAAGCTTTCCTGGCTGAGTTTGAGCGTGTTACCGCTCAAGGCCTGACTGTGTCACCGGAGACACTTTGGGTGGCGGATAATGCCGCTTTGATCCTGCCCGTGCATGTGGCTACGGATCGCGCGCGTGAGGCGGCCCGGGGTGATCGTAAAATCGGCACAACCGGGCGCGGGATCGGGCCGGCTTACGAGGATAAGGTGGCGCGCCGTGCCATCCGCCTGTGCGACCTCGCGGAAGAGGAAACATTGGATTGGAAGCTTGATGAGCTCCTCCTGCATCACAACACCTTATTGGCGGGGCTCGGCGCACCGACTTTCACGAAGCAGGCTTTGAAGGACCACATTGCACGCCTCGCGCCCCGCATCCTGCCGTACGCCTGCACAGCCTGGGCGCGTCTCGATGAGGCCCGCCGCAGCGGTGCGCGTATCCTCTTCGAGGGGGCGCAGGCCGTCATGCTGGATGTTGATCATGGGACCTATCCCTTTGTGACAAGTTCCAACACTGTCGCGGCTGTTGCGGCGAGTGGCAGCGGTGTTGGGCCGGCCCATGTCGGATTTGTGCTCGGTATTGCCAAAGCCTATTGCACCCGCGTGGGGGAAGGGCCTTTCCCCTCCGAATTATTTGACGTGAATGGCACGACACTCGGCCAGCGTGGCCACGAATTTGGCACGAATACGGGGCGGCCCCGGCGTTGTGGCTGGTTCGATGCGGTTTTGGTGCGTCAGGCTGTGAAGGTCGGCGGCGTCAATGGCATTGCCTTAACGAAGTTGGACGTGCTTGACGGTTTTGATGAAATCAAAATCTGCACCGGTTACACGCTCGATGGCGCGGCGGTCAGTATCTTCCCGTCTGGCCCGGCGGCGCAAAAGCGCGTCAAACCTGTTTTCGAAACAATTCAGGGATGGAAAGAAACAACGTTTGGTGCCCGGAGTTGGGCTGATCTGCCGGCTCAGGCCATCAAATATATTCGCCGCATTGAGGAGCTAATTGAAGCGCCG
This DNA window, taken from Acetobacteraceae bacterium, encodes the following:
- a CDS encoding adenylosuccinate synthase, coding for MSNVTVIGTQWGDEGKGKIVDWLASRANVVVRFQGGHNAGHTLVVGDQTYKLSLLPSGLVRGKTGVIGNGVVVDPEAFLAEFERVTAQGLTVSPETLWVADNAALILPVHVATDRAREAARGDRKIGTTGRGIGPAYEDKVARRAIRLCDLAEEETLDWKLDELLLHHNTLLAGLGAPTFTKQALKDHIARLAPRILPYACTAWARLDEARRSGARILFEGAQAVMLDVDHGTYPFVTSSNTVAAVAASGSGVGPAHVGFVLGIAKAYCTRVGEGPFPSELFDVNGTTLGQRGHEFGTNTGRPRRCGWFDAVLVRQAVKVGGVNGIALTKLDVLDGFDEIKICTGYTLDGAAVSIFPSGPAAQKRVKPVFETIQGWKETTFGARSWADLPAQAIKYIRRIEELIEAPVTLLSTSPERDDTILMRDPFED